TTCTTTGCTGAAAGAAAAGCACAATCTCGTTCCCGGGTTGGTAACGATCTTAGTGGGTGAGAATCCGGCATCGGTAAGTTATGTCACTGGAAAGCAGAAGACTGCCAAGGAACTGGGATTCTATTCTGTTCAGGACAACCAGCCTGTCGATATTTCTGAAGCGAAGCTTTTGGAGTTGATCGATAAATATAATAAGGATCCGAAGATCCACGGAATTCTAGTGCAGCTTCCCCTACCTAAACATATCAATGAAACCAGGGTTCTATATGCCATCGATCCCCAAAAGGATGTGGACGCCTTCCATCCCGTGAACGTGGGGAAATTAATGATCGGGGAAGCCGATTACCTGCCCTGCACTCCCTCGGGGATTCAACAGTTACTCATCCGCACCGGGGTGAAGATCGATGGAGCGGAGGTTGTGGTTTTAGGAAGGTCGAACATCGTGGGCAAGCCCATTGCCAACATGCTGCTCCAGAAACAAAAGGGCGCTAACGCCACCGTGACCATCTGCCACACCGGGACGAAGGATATTTCTTTGCACACCCGGCGTGCGGACATTCTGATCGTGGCTGCGGGTAAGCCCAAGGCCGTGACTGCCGACATGGTGAAAGAAGGAGCTGTGGTCATCGACGTCGGCGTAAACCGTGTAGGGATGACCAAAGAAGGGAAAGCCATCCTCTGCGGGGACGTCGACTTCGAAGCGGTGAAAGAAAAAGCAAGTGCCATTACCCCCGTGCCCGGGGGAGTGGGCCCGATGACGATTACCATGCTAATGCTGAACACGATAAAAGCAGCCAAAGTAGCCGCCGAGATTAAAAAATGAAAAGGATGATGATACATCTCATAGTAAACAAGGCAGGCAAAGGGTTAGGATAAGAAGGTCGCATTGCCAGTCAATTTGATGATATCGTAAAAGGTCTTTATAGACACGAAGCCATCCCATTAGGTTGCCGAGAGCATAGAAAGGAGGGGACGTTGGACTCGAAGACAATAGAATACCCGGTCATTTGGTTGCAATGTGCCACCTGCACGGGTTGTTTGATCTCCATCCTGAACTCCGTAAGTCCGACCATCAAGAACGTACTGATCGATGAGGTAATTCCCGGAAAACACGTAAACCTGCGCTTCAATGCCACGGTCATGGCCGGGGCTGGAGACTTGGCGATAGCCATCGCCGAGGAAACGGTTAAAAAAGTAAAAGGGGGATACCTGTTGATCGTTGATGGGTCCATTCCCACTGCCAAGAATGGGGTTTATGGTTCCATCGGAGAGAGAAACCACCAACCGGTCTCCATGGTGGAGCGGGTGATTGAATTTAGCCGAGATGCCCTGGCCGTGATGGCCGTAGGCACGTGCGCAACTTTTGGGGGAATCCCGGCCGCGGCCCCGAACCCGACGGGTTGCCAGGGATTAAAAGAGCTGCTGGAAAGTAAAGGGATCAAGACCCCCGTAATCAACGTTGCGGGATGTCCTCCCCACCCAGACTGGTTCGTGGGAACGGTGGCCAGCCTCCTTCTCAGCGGCCTTCCTTCTGCCGATCAGTTGGACGATTTCGGCCGCCCCTTAACCTTTTACGGCAAGCTCATCCATGAAAATTGCCAGCGGCGTGCTTACTTTGACGAGGGGAAATTTGCCAAAAAGCACGGCGATCCAGGTTGCCTTTACGAATTGGGATGTAAGGGGCCGATTACCTACGCCGATTGTCCTACGCGTCTCTGGAATACGGGGGTGAACTGGTGCGTAGGATCTGGTGGAGGATGCCATGGATGTACGCAACCCGAATTTCCGGATCTCGTCTCTCCTCTCTATGTGAAGACCATCGAGATCGAAACTGCCCCCAATAAATTATAAGGAGAAGCGACATGGGAAAAATTGTTATCGTCCCCATTACCCGGATAGAAGGGCATCTGAAGATCGAATGTCTGGTGGAGAACGGAATCATAAAGGAAGCCCGCAGCTCTGGCATGCTTTTCCGGGGTTTTGAGATCATCCTGCGAGGCCGAGATCCCCGGGATGCGCAAATCATCACCCAGCGTATTTGCGGCGTGTGTAACGTCTGTCATGCCATGGCCTCCACCTTTAATTTGGACAGTGCCTTCGGACTGGCGGACAAGATTCCGGACAACGGTCGCATTATGAGAAACCTGGCGGCGGGGCTGCATGTGGTTCAGGATCATATCCTCCATTTTTACCACTTAGCGGCCTTAGATTACGTGGATGTAACCAAAGTGGCCAAATATGAGGGGAGCGATGCGGATTTAAATTCCATTAAGGCTTTTATTGGCCGGGGGGAATTGGGACCTTTTGTCCCGCGGTATGAAGGGGATTATCGGCTGCCGGACGATGTGGATCGAGCTGCTGTTAGCCATTACGTAAAAGCTCTGGAAATCCGCCGCAAAGGACATGAAGCCGTAGCCATGCTCACCGGGAGGATCCCCCATACGGCGTCCATTGTTCCCGGAGGAATGGCTGAAGTTCCCACCGTGGATAAGATCGCTTCCATTCTCTGGCGTTTGAATGAACTGCGATCCTTCGTGGATAATGTCTATCTTCCGGATGTGCTGGCGGTGGCCGGGGTTTATTCCGACTACTTCCAAATCGGCGCCGGTTGCCAAAACCTTCTGGCTTACGGGGCTTACGACCTTGAGGGGAAAAATCCCGATTATACGCGGCGCCAACGCCTTTTCCAGCAAGGAACGATCTCCGCTGACTTGAAACTTCAACCCCTGGATCTGAGCAAAATTACGGAAGAAGTGCGCCATTCCTGGTACGAAAGCAATACTTCGAAGCTGCACCCTTCCACAGGAAAAACAGTTCCGGCGGATGAAAAAAGTGGGGCCTATTCATGGCTGAAAGCGCCCCGCTACGGTGGACGGGTATACGAAGTGGGTCCCTTGGCCCAAATGGTGACCACTTATGCGAGCGGAAATCCCAAGGTAAAATCTCTGGTCGATTCTACGTTGGCCCATTTTAAGGCCACACCTGCCGCTCTCTTTTCGGTCCTGGGACGACATGCCGCCCGGGCCTTGGCTGCCAAATATGTTGCCGATGCCATGGGGGAATGGCTGCTGCAGTTAAAGCCCGGAGAGCCGACATTCGTCCCTTATGAACTTCCCGAAGAAGCCCAGGGGGTTGGGATCATTGACGCTGCCCGAGGAGCCTTGGGCCATTGGATTGAAATCAAGGAGAAAAAGATAGCCAACTATCAGTGCGTGGTGCCAACCACTTGGAATGCTTCCCCCCGGGATGATTCCGGAACCCCCGGGGCCATCGAACAGGCGTTAACGGGGACCCGAGTGAAGGATGAGGCGAATCCCTTCGAGATCGTCCGCATCGTTCGCGCCTTCGATCCCTGCATCGCCTGCGCTGTTCATCTGATCACCCCCAAGGGAAATGAATTGGGGCGATTCCGCATTTATTAGGGCCGGAAAGGAGGAGAGCCCATGTTACTTTCGCAACAAAAGCCATTGGAAGAAATTTTACGTTTTTTGGACGGGGAAAAAAACATTTTTATTTTGGGGTGTAATGGTTGCGCCGAGGCTAGTGGTACCGGAGGGAAACCGCAGGTACTGGAGATGAAGGAAGCCTTGGAAAAGGCCGGGAAAAAAGTCACGGGGTTTAGCGTAGTAGATTTGCTTTGCCAAAAGGCTCTGGTGCAATCTCGCTTCCGCGGCAAGGCCAAAGAGGTCAAGGCAGCGGATTCCATCCTGGCCATGACCTGTGGCGTAGGGGTTCAGGCGGTGGCGGCCGTGAGTAACAAAGTAACGCACCCCGCTTGCAATACCCTTCCGCTGGGGGGGATGCGCGGAGAGTGGCAGGGCTCTGAACGTTGCCAGGAATGTGGCGACTGCGTCCTGGACTTGACGGGTGGCATCTGCCCCTTGACGGCTTGTTCAAAATCTTTGCTGAACGGGGCTTGCGGGGGGACCACCAAAGAAGGAAAATGCGAGGTGGACCAGGAAATGGAATGCGGCTGGCGGCTGATCTACGAAAGGCTAGAAAAGCTGGGACAATTGGAAAAGCTCCGCCAAATTTATGAGCCCAAAGACCACAGCAAAATGATGCCCCCGAAGGGCCTGCGGCTCTCTGAGCGATGGGCCCTGGAGCAGGGAAAATAAAGGAGGAGGGAGAGCATGGGTTTACAAGAGAGCTTGGCCTCTAAGAAATTCGTGGTAACTTCAGAAATTGGCCCTCCCAAAGGAATCCACATCCAAGAAATGCTGGCCGATGCCGATTTGCTGCGGGGGCGGGTGGATGCAATCAACGTAACCGATTTACAGAGTTCCGTCATGCGCTTGGGTTCTCTGGCGGTCTGTCATCTTCTGCAAGAGAAAGGGCTAGAGCCTATCTTTCAGATGACCTGCCGGGACCGGAATCGATTGGCCCTGCAAGCGGATTTGCTCAGCGCTTCCGTCCTGGGCATCAAAAACGTACTGGCGTTAACCGGGGATTATGCCTCTCTGGGGGATCATCCCCAGGCCAAGCCGGTATTTGACCTGGACTCGGTGAGCCTCCTGAGCGTAATCAAAACTCTGGAAACAGGCACGGACATGGTGGGCAATCCTTTGAGCGGGGCACCGAAGTTTTTTGCCGGAGCCGTAGTCAACCCCGGGGGAAATCCGGTGGAGGCCCAGATTTTCAAAATGGAAAAAAAGATTAAAGCCGGAGCTTCCTTTTTCCAGACCCAGGCGGTCTATGACGTGGGAGCCTTCGAGAAATTTATG
The sequence above is a segment of the Deltaproteobacteria bacterium genome. Coding sequences within it:
- a CDS encoding tetrahydrofolate dehydrogenase/cyclohydrolase catalytic domain-containing protein, yielding SLLKEKHNLVPGLVTILVGENPASVSYVTGKQKTAKELGFYSVQDNQPVDISEAKLLELIDKYNKDPKIHGILVQLPLPKHINETRVLYAIDPQKDVDAFHPVNVGKLMIGEADYLPCTPSGIQQLLIRTGVKIDGAEVVVLGRSNIVGKPIANMLLQKQKGANATVTICHTGTKDISLHTRRADILIVAAGKPKAVTADMVKEGAVVIDVGVNRVGMTKEGKAILCGDVDFEAVKEKASAITPVPGGVGPMTITMLMLNTIKAAKVAAEIKK
- a CDS encoding hydrogenase small subunit, yielding MDSKTIEYPVIWLQCATCTGCLISILNSVSPTIKNVLIDEVIPGKHVNLRFNATVMAGAGDLAIAIAEETVKKVKGGYLLIVDGSIPTAKNGVYGSIGERNHQPVSMVERVIEFSRDALAVMAVGTCATFGGIPAAAPNPTGCQGLKELLESKGIKTPVINVAGCPPHPDWFVGTVASLLLSGLPSADQLDDFGRPLTFYGKLIHENCQRRAYFDEGKFAKKHGDPGCLYELGCKGPITYADCPTRLWNTGVNWCVGSGGGCHGCTQPEFPDLVSPLYVKTIEIETAPNKL
- a CDS encoding nickel-dependent hydrogenase large subunit — translated: MGKIVIVPITRIEGHLKIECLVENGIIKEARSSGMLFRGFEIILRGRDPRDAQIITQRICGVCNVCHAMASTFNLDSAFGLADKIPDNGRIMRNLAAGLHVVQDHILHFYHLAALDYVDVTKVAKYEGSDADLNSIKAFIGRGELGPFVPRYEGDYRLPDDVDRAAVSHYVKALEIRRKGHEAVAMLTGRIPHTASIVPGGMAEVPTVDKIASILWRLNELRSFVDNVYLPDVLAVAGVYSDYFQIGAGCQNLLAYGAYDLEGKNPDYTRRQRLFQQGTISADLKLQPLDLSKITEEVRHSWYESNTSKLHPSTGKTVPADEKSGAYSWLKAPRYGGRVYEVGPLAQMVTTYASGNPKVKSLVDSTLAHFKATPAALFSVLGRHAARALAAKYVADAMGEWLLQLKPGEPTFVPYELPEEAQGVGIIDAARGALGHWIEIKEKKIANYQCVVPTTWNASPRDDSGTPGAIEQALTGTRVKDEANPFEIVRIVRAFDPCIACAVHLITPKGNELGRFRIY
- a CDS encoding methylenetetrahydrofolate reductase C-terminal domain-containing protein encodes the protein MLLSQQKPLEEILRFLDGEKNIFILGCNGCAEASGTGGKPQVLEMKEALEKAGKKVTGFSVVDLLCQKALVQSRFRGKAKEVKAADSILAMTCGVGVQAVAAVSNKVTHPACNTLPLGGMRGEWQGSERCQECGDCVLDLTGGICPLTACSKSLLNGACGGTTKEGKCEVDQEMECGWRLIYERLEKLGQLEKLRQIYEPKDHSKMMPPKGLRLSERWALEQGK
- a CDS encoding methylenetetrahydrofolate reductase translates to MGLQESLASKKFVVTSEIGPPKGIHIQEMLADADLLRGRVDAINVTDLQSSVMRLGSLAVCHLLQEKGLEPIFQMTCRDRNRLALQADLLSASVLGIKNVLALTGDYASLGDHPQAKPVFDLDSVSLLSVIKTLETGTDMVGNPLSGAPKFFAGAVVNPGGNPVEAQIFKMEKKIKAGASFFQTQAVYDVGAFEKFMKRVAPFRVPVLAGIILLKSAGMARFMNKNVAGVFVPEPLIQKMSKAEDRVKTSIEIAADLIKELKGLCQGVHIMPIGWESKVPAVLEAAKL